A stretch of the Lactuca sativa cultivar Salinas chromosome 9, Lsat_Salinas_v11, whole genome shotgun sequence genome encodes the following:
- the LOC111876555 gene encoding protein FAR1-RELATED SEQUENCE 7-like codes for MDFENPVANQSFATHTIEDIDANVSLESTFESEKVNEDIVNLTCDEDEAKDLSIMGKVFSTPKDAYTFYNQYAFLHGFGIRVHWSFKNKTTNEPYRKSYVCNKQGFKSLKGNSLCGVAKNRRRNLRTGCKAMLQISKGKDGEWFVDVFNDTHNHNLSTTPTKVMKHRSHGKIHRSMCKSLMVELGQSGLRPCQIKKAVNTMKPPYDANVTSKSPKNVFWADGRSREAYTKFGDVVVFDVTYMTNKFKMPFAPFIGVNHHGQSILFGGALLENEKEETFR; via the exons ATGGATTTTGAAAACCCAGTAGCTAATCAGTCGTTTGCAACACATACAATCGAAGATATAGACGCAAATGTTTCTTTGGAATCAACATTTGAATCTGAAAAAGTAAATGAGGATATTGTGAATCTTACATGTGATGAAGATGAAGCTAAGGATCTAAGTATTATGGGGAAGGTTTTCAGTACACCTAAGGATGCATATACATTTTATAACCAATATGCCTTTTTACATGGATTCGGTATTCGTGTTCATTGGagctttaaaaataaaaccaCAAATGAGCCTTATCGGAAGAGCTATGTGTGTAATAAACAAGGCTTTAAAAGTTTGAAGGGTAATAGTTTATGTGGAGTTGCTAAGAACCGTCGTAGAAATTTAAGGACGGGATGTAAAGCAATGCTCCAGATATCAAAAGGAAAAGATGGTGAATGGTTTGTCGATGTGTTTAATGACACACACAATCACAATTTGAGTACAACTCCTACCAAAGTAATGAAACATCGTTCTCATGGGAAAATACACCGCTCAATGTGCAAGTCTCTTATGGTGGAACTAGGTCAATCAGGGTTAAGGCCTTGTCAAATCAAAAAGGCTGTAAATACAATGAAACCTCCATATGATGCCAATGTTACCTCAAA GTCTCCTAAAAATGTTTTTTGGGCTGATGGAAGATCACGAGAGGCATATACTAAATTTGGGGACGTCGTTGTGTTTGATGTCACATACATGACCAACAAATTTAAGATGCCATTTGCTCCATTTATTGGTGTGAACCATCATGGTCAGTCTATATTGTTTGGTGGTGCATTGTTAGAAAATGAAAAAGAAGAAACTTTTCGATGA